One region of Juglans regia cultivar Chandler chromosome 4, Walnut 2.0, whole genome shotgun sequence genomic DNA includes:
- the LOC109021189 gene encoding uncharacterized protein LOC109021189 yields the protein MYPDAVSYPITRKKDTVLHIAVAAERTAFVKELVKRMNSDDLALKNSHGNTAICFSAASGIVSIAEEMVNKNTELPLIRGSRGRTPLYMAALQGHRNMASYLYSVTTFERLTAPERIDILVAFISSDLYDVALDILKKDPELSTMKNTYGKIALQELAKKPSAIGSKSQLSIWETCLNSWFRGMIYNKALMGTIAYQLVDLLWKNVLLLPERDFMELVQDHSSFLFDAARSGNAEFLIILIRSYPDLIWSVDQNKRSIFHLALKYRQESPDK from the exons ATGTATCCAGATGCTGTTAGTTATCCCATAACAAGAAAGAAGGATACTGTTCTTCACATCGCAGTTGCAGCAGAGCGCACAGCTTTTGTAAAAGAGCTGGTAAAACGGATGAATTCGGACGACTTAGCACTGAAAAATTCACATGGAAATACGGCAATTTGCTTCTCTGCTGCATCAGGAATCGTCTCAATTGCTGAGGAGATGGTGAATAAGAATACAGAACTGCCACTGATCCGTGGAAGTAGAGGAAGGACACCGCTTTATATGGCAGCTTTGCAAGGACATAGAAACATGGCTTCTTATCTATACTCTGTCACTACTTTTGAACGTTTGACTGCTCCTGAACGCATTGATATCCTTGTTGCTTTTATTTCCAGTGATCTGTACG ATGTAGCATTGGATATTCTGAAAAAGGATCCAGAATTATCGACTATGAAGAATACATATGGGAAGATAGCATTGCAGGAGTTAGCCAAAAAGCCTTCTGCAATCGGCAGCAAAAGTCAACTATCCATCTGGGAAACATGCTTAAACTCCT GGTTCCGAGGGATGATCTATAACAAAGCTCTGATGGGTACAATAGCCTATCAATTGGTTGATCTCCTCTGGAAAAACGTTCTATTATTGCCAGAGAGAGACTTCATGGAGCTGGTTCAAGACCATTCCTCTTTCCTTTTTGATGCTGCAAGATCAGGGAATGCTGAATTTCTAATTATACTTATACGCTCCTATCCTGATCTCATATGGAGTGTAGATCAGAATAAACGAAGTATATTTCACCTTGCTCTTAAATATCGGCAAGAGAGT CCGGACAAATAG